The following are encoded in a window of Bradyrhizobium guangdongense genomic DNA:
- a CDS encoding gamma-glutamyl-gamma-aminobutyrate hydrolase family protein, whose protein sequence is MRKPVVGVIGNAHRVENRFQVQMVGERNLRAVAEVSGGLPLMFAGSPDITDIAALLDTVDGIVLTGARANVHPTRFNVDPCEKHEPYDIHRDEVALALSVACVSRGIPLFGICRGLQEMNVAFGGSLHPEIREIPGRMNHRMPRLENGEIHPDPTVVFADRHDVDLTPGGAFAKLLGCEKIRVNSLHGQGILDPGKRVLIEGVAEDGTIEAIRIAEAPTFALGVQWHAEYDPQRNPINRKLFEAFGEAMVAKQRAAA, encoded by the coding sequence ATGAGAAAGCCGGTCGTCGGCGTGATCGGGAACGCCCATCGCGTCGAAAATCGATTTCAGGTCCAGATGGTCGGCGAGCGCAATTTGCGCGCCGTGGCTGAGGTCTCCGGCGGCCTGCCGCTGATGTTCGCGGGCTCCCCTGACATCACCGACATCGCCGCGCTGCTCGATACGGTCGACGGCATCGTGCTCACCGGGGCCCGCGCCAACGTGCATCCGACCCGCTTCAACGTCGATCCCTGCGAGAAGCACGAGCCCTACGACATCCATCGCGACGAGGTCGCGCTGGCGCTTTCAGTCGCCTGCGTGTCCCGCGGCATTCCGCTGTTCGGCATCTGCCGGGGGCTGCAGGAGATGAACGTCGCCTTCGGCGGCTCGCTGCACCCCGAGATCCGCGAAATTCCCGGCCGCATGAACCACCGCATGCCCCGGCTCGAGAATGGCGAGATCCATCCCGATCCGACCGTCGTGTTCGCCGACCGTCATGACGTCGACCTGACGCCGGGCGGCGCATTCGCCAAGCTACTCGGCTGCGAGAAGATCCGGGTGAATTCGCTGCACGGGCAGGGCATCCTCGATCCCGGCAAGCGCGTGCTGATCGAAGGCGTCGCCGAGGACGGCACTATCGAGGCGATCCGTATCGCGGAGGCCCCGACCTTCGCGCTTGGCGTGCAATGGCATGCCGAATACGACCCGCAGCGCAATCCGATCAATCGAAAGCTGTTCGAGGCTTTTGGCGAGGCGATGGTGGCGAAACAGAGGGCGGCGGCGTAG
- a CDS encoding AI-2E family transporter produces MTASRDEQPQTRSDPARDAARDVPRDLAWAIAVGGIAVVLFTGALVFTWYFAATLLLIFAGMLLGLGLNALTGALGRHVRLPHAVRLAIVCAALAALLAGAAYLGGATIAEQASLLSNTIKSQIGNVKSFLDNHGIDTSFFDFGNGASDAAANPSSAPTPSPATPPRGPLPGADALASSGGAIVSQTFKLLLGTIHGVGNIFIVLFLGLSFAAQPSIYHDGLLFLAPAKHRLRATLIIDRIGETLERWLIAQIIVMLAVGVVTWIGLAIIGIPGPFILGIQAGLLAFIPTVGAIIAGVVVVLASLASGWIPALSALILFLGVHAMESYVLTPLLQRQALDIPPATLFAFQILLGVVFGIWGLALALPLVAIAKVMIDHFKTYEVPLDKAA; encoded by the coding sequence GTGACCGCCTCCAGAGATGAACAGCCCCAGACCCGCTCAGATCCGGCCCGGGACGCCGCTCGAGATGTGCCTCGAGACCTGGCTTGGGCCATTGCCGTCGGCGGCATCGCTGTCGTGCTCTTCACCGGGGCCCTGGTCTTCACCTGGTACTTTGCCGCCACCCTGCTCCTGATATTCGCGGGGATGCTGCTCGGCCTCGGGCTCAACGCGCTGACGGGCGCGCTGGGTCGCCACGTCCGGCTGCCACATGCCGTGCGGCTCGCAATCGTCTGCGCCGCGCTTGCCGCCCTGCTGGCGGGGGCAGCTTATCTCGGCGGCGCAACCATCGCCGAGCAGGCCTCGCTGCTCAGCAACACCATCAAGTCGCAGATCGGCAATGTAAAGTCCTTCCTGGATAACCACGGGATCGACACAAGCTTCTTCGATTTTGGCAATGGTGCATCTGACGCTGCAGCCAATCCATCATCGGCCCCGACGCCTTCGCCGGCGACGCCCCCGCGCGGTCCCTTGCCCGGTGCTGACGCGCTGGCCTCCAGCGGAGGAGCGATCGTGAGCCAGACCTTCAAGCTGCTGCTTGGCACCATCCACGGCGTGGGAAACATCTTCATCGTTCTGTTTCTGGGCCTGTCCTTTGCCGCTCAGCCCAGCATCTATCACGATGGCCTGTTGTTCCTCGCGCCAGCGAAGCATCGCCTCCGTGCGACCCTGATCATCGACCGTATCGGCGAGACGCTGGAACGCTGGTTGATCGCGCAGATCATCGTCATGCTCGCGGTCGGCGTGGTGACCTGGATCGGGCTTGCCATCATCGGAATCCCCGGCCCGTTCATTCTGGGGATCCAGGCCGGCCTGCTCGCCTTCATCCCGACCGTCGGCGCCATCATCGCCGGCGTCGTCGTGGTGCTGGCGAGCCTTGCCTCCGGCTGGATCCCGGCACTATCGGCGTTGATCCTGTTCCTCGGCGTGCACGCGATGGAGAGCTATGTGCTGACGCCGCTGCTCCAGCGTCAAGCGCTGGACATCCCGCCGGCCACGCTGTTCGCGTTCCAGATCCTGCTCGGCGTCGTTTTCGGCATCTGGGGCCTGGCGCTGGCGCTGCCACTCGTCGCCATCGCCAAGGTGATGATCGATCATTTCAAGACGTATGAGGTGCCTCTCGACAAGGCGGCCTGA
- a CDS encoding antibiotic biosynthesis monooxygenase family protein: MITEIAQIDVKPGSEKDFEAAVAKAKAAFGRSKGFHGFELHKSIEKPQRYRLMVKWATLENHTVDFRGSENFTEWRGLVGQYFAAPPEVEHTETVLTT, translated from the coding sequence ATGATCACCGAGATCGCGCAAATCGACGTCAAGCCGGGCAGCGAGAAGGACTTTGAGGCAGCCGTCGCCAAGGCCAAGGCGGCCTTCGGCCGCTCCAAGGGCTTTCACGGTTTCGAACTGCACAAGTCGATCGAGAAGCCGCAGCGCTACCGGCTGATGGTGAAATGGGCGACGCTGGAGAACCACACGGTCGATTTCCGCGGCTCCGAGAATTTCACCGAATGGCGCGGCCTTGTCGGCCAGTATTTTGCCGCGCCCCCGGAGGTCGAGCACACGGAGACCGTGCTGACGACCTGA
- a CDS encoding GGDEF domain-containing protein, protein MMSLDSITLYLVATMVAALLGAMMVFFGKQENSPALKWWGTAYLLGAASVALWTATGDKLGPYLSLGLNAVGFVACGMVWNAARVFHGRKPNWPGLVLGAIAWVATVMLLDPTASMLRMIIGAGIVSIYAALTAGELWVERRKSLQRRWPAFVVPVMHGCALMLPILLGSFLRPNDAGFATSVWVTVFAVELVLYAVGTVFVIFMLVSERTVTAHRTAASTDPLTGMLNRRGFSEACARMIDREAKGGRPVTVMIFDIDHFKSINDRFGHPAGDEMLKLFSTVVVNNLRISDLSGRIGGEEFAALLPCALEEGVLVAERVREAFEMSGVVVDEGPVDTTVSIGVAGGPAGTELEVLLASADTALYQAKRGGRNRVEAAEELPLSLENWRRQSAARIGVPKTQPATA, encoded by the coding sequence ATGATGTCGCTCGATAGCATCACGCTCTATTTGGTCGCCACCATGGTCGCCGCATTGCTCGGCGCCATGATGGTGTTTTTCGGCAAGCAGGAGAACAGCCCCGCGCTGAAATGGTGGGGTACGGCCTATCTGCTCGGCGCCGCCTCCGTCGCGTTGTGGACCGCGACGGGCGACAAGCTCGGCCCCTACCTCTCACTTGGCTTGAATGCGGTTGGCTTCGTCGCTTGCGGCATGGTGTGGAATGCGGCGCGCGTCTTCCATGGTCGCAAGCCGAACTGGCCCGGTCTGGTGCTGGGGGCGATCGCGTGGGTCGCGACGGTGATGCTGCTCGATCCCACGGCGTCAATGCTGCGCATGATCATCGGCGCCGGCATCGTTTCCATCTATGCGGCCCTGACCGCAGGCGAGCTCTGGGTCGAACGGCGCAAGAGCCTGCAACGTCGCTGGCCGGCCTTTGTCGTGCCCGTCATGCACGGCTGCGCGTTGATGCTGCCGATCCTGCTCGGCAGCTTTCTGCGCCCGAACGACGCCGGCTTCGCCACCAGCGTCTGGGTCACCGTTTTCGCGGTCGAGCTCGTGCTCTATGCCGTCGGCACCGTCTTCGTGATCTTCATGCTGGTGTCCGAGCGCACTGTCACCGCGCACCGCACCGCGGCGTCAACCGATCCGCTCACGGGCATGCTCAACCGCCGCGGCTTCTCGGAAGCCTGCGCGCGAATGATCGATCGCGAGGCCAAGGGCGGCCGACCCGTCACCGTGATGATCTTCGACATCGACCATTTCAAGTCGATCAACGACCGCTTCGGTCATCCCGCCGGCGACGAGATGCTGAAGCTGTTCTCGACCGTCGTCGTCAACAATTTGCGCATCTCGGACTTGTCGGGCCGCATCGGCGGCGAGGAGTTCGCCGCGCTGCTGCCGTGTGCGCTCGAAGAGGGCGTGCTGGTCGCTGAGCGCGTGCGCGAGGCATTCGAGATGTCAGGCGTCGTGGTCGACGAAGGCCCGGTCGACACCACCGTCAGCATCGGCGTGGCCGGCGGTCCGGCCGGTACCGAGCTCGAGGTGCTGCTCGCCTCGGCCGACACCGCGCTGTACCAGGCCAAGCGCGGCGGCCGTAACCGTGTCGAGGCGGCGGAAGAGCTGCCGTTGTCGCTGGAGAACTGGCGCCGTCAGAGCGCTGCGCGGATCGGTGTACCGAAGACGCAGCCGGCCACGGCCTGA
- the rpsI gene encoding 30S ribosomal protein S9 has protein sequence MAESIQSLDQLSQLKTAAATPDAPKHEKKVDKFNRAYATGKRKDAVARVWIKPGAGKVTVNAREVEVYFARPVLRMMIEQPFSVAQRSGQYDVICTVAGGGLSGQAGAVRHGISKALTYFEPELRSVLKKGGFLTRDSRVVERKKYGKAKARRSFQFSKR, from the coding sequence ATGGCCGAATCCATCCAGTCGCTCGACCAGCTCTCGCAGCTCAAGACCGCTGCCGCGACACCCGATGCGCCCAAGCACGAGAAGAAGGTCGACAAGTTCAACCGCGCCTACGCCACCGGCAAGCGCAAGGACGCGGTCGCCCGCGTCTGGATCAAGCCGGGCGCCGGCAAGGTCACCGTCAATGCGCGCGAGGTCGAGGTCTATTTCGCCCGTCCGGTGCTGCGCATGATGATCGAGCAGCCGTTCTCCGTTGCCCAGCGTTCGGGCCAGTACGACGTGATCTGCACCGTCGCCGGCGGCGGCCTCTCCGGTCAGGCTGGCGCTGTGCGTCACGGCATCTCCAAGGCTCTGACCTATTTCGAGCCGGAGCTGCGCAGCGTGCTCAAGAAGGGCGGCTTCCTCACGCGCGACTCCCGCGTGGTCGAACGTAAGAAGTACGGCAAGGCCAAGGCCCGCCGGTCCTTCCAGTTCTCGAAGCGTTAA
- the rplM gene encoding 50S ribosomal protein L13, with the protein MKTFSAKPAEVTKKWVLIDAKGLVVGRLATIVAMRLRGKHLPTYTPHVDCGDNVIIINAQHAVLTGRKREQKTYFKHTGYVGHVKERTARQILEGKHPERVLEKAVERMIPRGPLGRVQMGNLRVYGGADHPHEAQTPEKLDIAKLNRKNTRAA; encoded by the coding sequence ATGAAAACCTTTTCGGCAAAGCCGGCCGAGGTGACGAAGAAGTGGGTGCTGATCGACGCCAAGGGTCTGGTCGTCGGCCGTCTCGCCACCATCGTCGCCATGCGCCTGCGCGGCAAGCACCTCCCGACCTACACCCCGCACGTTGATTGCGGCGACAACGTCATCATCATCAACGCCCAGCATGCAGTCCTCACCGGCCGCAAGCGCGAACAGAAGACCTATTTCAAGCACACCGGCTATGTCGGTCACGTCAAGGAGCGCACCGCGCGCCAGATCCTCGAAGGCAAGCATCCCGAGCGCGTGCTCGAGAAGGCCGTCGAGCGCATGATCCCGCGTGGTCCGCTCGGCCGCGTGCAGATGGGCAACCTCCGCGTTTACGGCGGTGCCGATCACCCGCACGAAGCCCAGACGCCCGAGAAGCTCGACATCGCCAAGTTGAACCGCAAGAACACGAGGGCCGCATAA
- a CDS encoding PaaI family thioesterase, with the protein MALAKMSVAELEQFLRDEFPQAFSGDDITIESADGQTSLLRQRYSERMLRPGGTVSGPTLMALADFAMYVVLLSAIGPIGLAVTTNLNINFLRKGQPGQDVLAEARLLKLGKRLAVGEVNLLSGTSPDPIAHVTSTYSIPNI; encoded by the coding sequence ATGGCATTAGCGAAAATGAGCGTGGCGGAGCTCGAGCAGTTTCTCCGTGACGAATTTCCCCAAGCCTTCAGCGGCGACGACATCACGATCGAGAGCGCGGACGGCCAGACCTCCCTTCTGCGCCAGCGCTACAGTGAACGGATGCTGCGGCCGGGTGGAACCGTGTCCGGCCCGACCCTGATGGCCTTGGCCGATTTCGCCATGTACGTGGTGCTGCTGTCGGCGATCGGACCGATCGGGCTTGCAGTCACCACCAATCTCAACATCAACTTCCTGCGCAAGGGCCAGCCCGGGCAAGACGTGCTGGCGGAAGCCCGGCTGCTCAAGCTCGGCAAACGCCTGGCGGTCGGGGAGGTGAACCTGTTATCGGGCACGTCGCCCGATCCGATCGCCCATGTCACATCGACCTACTCCATTCCAAATATTTGA
- a CDS encoding enoyl-CoA hydratase, which produces MSGQAARAPSPSQPILLREMVGPIAVLTLNRPAARNSLSTAMIASLHAALNDIGRDKAVRGVVLAANGPAFSAGHDMKELTARRTDPDRGRAFFAETMNACSAMMQAIVHLPKPVVAAVQGIATAAGCQLVASCDLAIASEAAHFATPGVDIGLFCSTPMVALSRNVPRKQAMEMLLTGEPVPAARAREIGLVNRVVAAGTERDAAIALAEKVALKSAYTVKLGKEAFYRQAEMSLADAYRYAAEVMTENMMARDAEEGINAFIEKRTPTWRDE; this is translated from the coding sequence ATGTCCGGCCAGGCCGCCCGCGCCCCCTCCCCGTCTCAGCCAATTCTGCTGCGCGAAATGGTCGGCCCAATCGCGGTGTTGACCCTCAACCGGCCGGCCGCGCGGAACAGCCTGTCGACGGCGATGATCGCGAGCCTGCATGCCGCCCTGAACGATATCGGCCGCGACAAGGCGGTCCGCGGCGTCGTGCTCGCGGCCAACGGACCTGCCTTCTCGGCCGGCCACGACATGAAGGAGCTGACCGCGCGCCGCACCGACCCCGATCGCGGCCGTGCCTTCTTCGCCGAGACGATGAATGCCTGCAGCGCGATGATGCAGGCGATCGTGCATCTACCCAAGCCCGTGGTCGCAGCCGTCCAGGGCATCGCGACCGCGGCCGGTTGCCAGCTTGTGGCAAGCTGCGATCTCGCGATCGCGTCGGAAGCCGCACACTTTGCCACGCCCGGCGTTGACATCGGCCTGTTCTGCTCGACGCCGATGGTGGCGCTGTCGCGCAATGTGCCGCGCAAGCAGGCCATGGAAATGCTGCTGACCGGCGAGCCCGTCCCGGCCGCACGCGCGCGCGAGATCGGTCTCGTCAACCGCGTGGTCGCCGCCGGTACCGAGCGCGACGCCGCGATTGCGCTGGCGGAAAAGGTCGCGCTGAAATCCGCCTACACCGTCAAGCTCGGCAAGGAGGCGTTTTATCGCCAGGCCGAGATGAGCCTTGCAGATGCCTATCGCTATGCGGCAGAGGTGATGACCGAGAACATGATGGCGCGGGATGCCGAGGAAGGCATCAACGCCTTCATCGAAAAGCGCACGCCGACCTGGCGGGATGAGTAG
- a CDS encoding CoA-binding protein produces the protein MNHDAYPDNYIRAILNSVKSIAMVGASPVNVRPSYFAFKYLAQRGYDMIPINPGHVGKDLLGAPFVASLRDIGRPVDMIDIFRNSSHIMPVVEEALALDPLPKVIWMQLGARDDAAAEKAEAAGIKVVMNRCPKIEYGRLSSEISWMGVNSRTLSSKRAPAPTQGMRLSLNRMSVGGGDTAASDRAAKNKSEQS, from the coding sequence ATGAATCACGACGCCTATCCCGACAATTACATCCGCGCCATTCTCAACAGCGTGAAGTCGATCGCGATGGTCGGAGCCTCGCCGGTCAACGTGCGGCCGAGCTATTTTGCCTTCAAATACCTGGCGCAGCGCGGCTACGATATGATTCCAATCAATCCCGGCCATGTCGGCAAGGACCTGCTCGGCGCGCCCTTCGTCGCCTCGTTGCGTGACATCGGCCGTCCCGTCGACATGATCGACATCTTCCGCAACTCCAGTCACATCATGCCCGTGGTCGAGGAGGCTCTCGCGCTCGATCCACTGCCGAAGGTCATCTGGATGCAGCTCGGCGCGCGTGACGATGCGGCGGCGGAAAAGGCCGAGGCCGCCGGCATCAAGGTCGTGATGAACCGCTGCCCCAAGATCGAATATGGCCGTTTGTCGTCCGAAATCTCCTGGATGGGCGTCAACTCGCGGACGCTGAGCTCCAAGCGCGCACCGGCGCCGACGCAGGGCATGCGTCTATCCCTCAATCGGATGAGTGTCGGCGGCGGCGATACCGCAGCCTCGGATCGCGCGGCCAAAAACAAGAGCGAGCAAAGCTGA
- a CDS encoding O-acetylhomoserine aminocarboxypropyltransferase, which yields MSDRLPGFSTLAVHAGAQPDPTTGARATPIYQTTSFVFNDADHAASLFGLQAFGNIYTRIGNPTNAALEERVAALEGGTAALAVASGHAAQVVVLQQLLQPGDEFIAARKLYGGSINQFTHAFKSFGWNVVWADPDDIASFERAVTPRTKAIFIESIANPAGSITDIESISTVARKAGVPLIVDNTLASPYLIRPIDHGADIVVHSLTKFLGGHGNSLGGIIVDAGTFDWSASGKYPMLSEPRPEYHGIRLQETFGNFAFAIACRVLGLRDLGPALSPFNAFMILTGIETLPLRMQKHCDNAKAVAEFLAAHPAVSSVNYAGLASDKYNQLARKYAPKGAGAVFTFSLKGGYDAGVKLVSKLQLFSHLANVGDTRSLVIHPASTTHSQLDDAAKIKSGAGPDVVRLSIGIEDKEDLIADLEQALA from the coding sequence ATGAGCGATCGCCTTCCGGGATTTTCCACCCTCGCCGTGCATGCCGGTGCACAACCCGACCCGACCACCGGTGCGCGCGCGACGCCGATTTATCAAACGACATCCTTCGTCTTCAACGATGCCGACCATGCCGCCTCGCTGTTCGGCCTGCAGGCGTTCGGCAACATCTATACCCGCATCGGCAACCCGACCAACGCCGCACTGGAAGAGCGCGTCGCCGCGCTCGAAGGGGGCACCGCCGCGCTCGCGGTGGCCTCGGGCCATGCCGCGCAAGTCGTGGTGCTGCAGCAATTGCTGCAGCCCGGCGACGAGTTCATCGCCGCGCGAAAACTCTATGGCGGCTCGATCAACCAGTTCACGCATGCGTTCAAGAGCTTCGGCTGGAACGTGGTGTGGGCCGATCCTGATGACATCGCCAGCTTCGAACGCGCGGTGACGCCGCGCACGAAGGCGATCTTCATCGAATCCATCGCCAATCCCGCCGGCAGCATCACCGACATCGAGTCGATCTCGACGGTGGCGCGCAAGGCTGGCGTGCCCTTGATCGTCGACAACACGCTGGCCTCGCCCTATCTGATCCGCCCGATCGACCACGGCGCCGACATCGTCGTGCACTCGCTGACGAAGTTCTTGGGAGGTCACGGCAACTCGCTCGGCGGCATCATCGTCGATGCCGGTACGTTCGACTGGTCCGCGTCAGGCAAATATCCGATGTTGTCAGAGCCGCGGCCGGAATATCACGGGATCCGGCTGCAGGAAACGTTCGGCAATTTCGCCTTCGCCATCGCTTGCCGGGTGTTGGGTTTGCGCGACCTGGGTCCGGCGCTGTCGCCGTTCAATGCCTTCATGATCCTCACCGGCATCGAGACGCTGCCGCTGCGGATGCAAAAGCACTGCGACAATGCCAAGGCGGTCGCCGAATTCCTTGCGGCCCATCCCGCGGTGTCCTCGGTCAACTATGCCGGTCTCGCCAGCGACAAGTACAACCAGCTCGCGCGCAAATATGCGCCGAAGGGCGCGGGCGCCGTGTTCACCTTCAGCCTCAAGGGCGGCTATGACGCCGGCGTAAAGCTGGTCTCGAAACTGCAGCTATTCTCGCACCTCGCCAATGTCGGCGACACCCGCTCGCTGGTGATCCACCCCGCCTCGACCACGCACAGCCAGCTCGACGACGCGGCCAAGATCAAGTCCGGCGCCGGCCCCGACGTGGTGCGGCTCTCGATCGGCATCGAGGACAAGGAAGACCTGATTGCGGACCTGGAGCAGGCGCTGGCGTAA
- a CDS encoding COX15/CtaA family protein, producing MTTNFAPTNPHRAVRWWLISVAALIALMVLVGGATRLTESGLSIVEWKPVTGSVPPLSEAAWTDAFEAYKKIPQYRELNAGMSLSEFKQIFWWEWSHRLLGRFIGVAYLLPFLFFLWRGGLASELKRRLWLLFALGGLQGAVGWWMVASGLSERVEVSQYRLATHLVLALLIFAGIVWTVRRLAERPQLAVPARLRFTSAVLVILTFIQIYFGALVAGLRAGRAYNTWPAIDGAFIPSAERLWFETPWWRNMFDNVLTVQFEHRMTAYALFVLVVLHAFDAVRSRAGAAVSGALWLLGGVSLQAVLGILTLLNQVPIDLALSHQAVAIVVLTLAVMQAERLASRQSAETQPGAVPAGQPG from the coding sequence ATGACGACGAATTTTGCTCCGACCAACCCCCATCGCGCCGTACGCTGGTGGCTGATCTCCGTGGCCGCCCTGATCGCGCTGATGGTGCTGGTCGGCGGCGCGACGCGGCTGACGGAATCCGGTCTCTCCATCGTAGAGTGGAAGCCCGTGACGGGCAGTGTTCCGCCGCTCTCGGAAGCGGCGTGGACCGACGCCTTTGAGGCCTACAAGAAGATTCCGCAATATCGCGAGCTCAACGCGGGCATGAGCCTGTCCGAGTTCAAGCAGATCTTCTGGTGGGAGTGGAGCCATCGCCTGCTCGGCCGGTTCATCGGCGTCGCCTATCTGCTGCCATTCCTGTTCTTCCTGTGGCGCGGCGGTCTGGCGAGCGAGTTGAAGCGGCGGCTCTGGCTGCTGTTCGCGCTTGGCGGGCTTCAAGGCGCGGTCGGGTGGTGGATGGTGGCTTCGGGCCTCTCCGAGCGCGTCGAAGTGTCGCAATATCGGCTGGCGACGCATCTGGTGCTGGCGCTGCTGATCTTCGCCGGCATCGTCTGGACGGTACGCCGGCTTGCCGAGCGGCCGCAGCTTGCGGTCCCGGCGCGGCTGCGGTTCACGAGCGCGGTGCTGGTGATCCTGACCTTCATCCAGATCTATTTCGGTGCGCTGGTGGCGGGCCTGCGCGCCGGGCGCGCCTACAACACCTGGCCCGCAATCGACGGCGCGTTCATTCCGTCCGCGGAGCGGCTGTGGTTCGAGACGCCGTGGTGGCGCAACATGTTCGACAACGTGCTGACGGTGCAGTTCGAGCACCGCATGACGGCCTATGCGCTGTTCGTGCTGGTGGTGCTGCACGCCTTCGATGCGGTGCGCTCGCGCGCAGGCGCAGCAGTGAGCGGCGCGCTCTGGCTGCTTGGGGGGGTGAGCCTGCAAGCCGTGTTGGGCATCCTGACGCTGCTCAACCAGGTGCCGATCGATCTGGCGCTGTCGCACCAGGCGGTTGCGATCGTCGTGCTGACATTGGCGGTGATGCAGGCGGAGCGGCTGGCGTCGCGACAATCCGCTGAGACGCAGCCGGGCGCGGTCCCGGCGGGACAGCCCGGCTGA
- a CDS encoding DUF2842 domain-containing protein: protein MTIRTRKFLGAILLLVLATVWALLGMAAAQMPWIAESGWRQAIYYVVVGMGWVLPAMPIVSWMQRPDRAKSRS, encoded by the coding sequence ATGACGATCCGCACCCGCAAGTTCCTCGGTGCCATCCTGCTGCTGGTGCTTGCCACGGTCTGGGCCCTGCTCGGCATGGCGGCGGCGCAGATGCCGTGGATCGCCGAATCCGGCTGGCGACAGGCGATCTATTATGTGGTGGTCGGCATGGGCTGGGTGCTGCCGGCGATGCCGATCGTGAGCTGGATGCAGCGGCCCGACCGTGCCAAATCCCGTTCTTAG
- a CDS encoding polysaccharide deacetylase family protein, producing the protein MAPDDGWLERLRLELAWFTGQPLLRSRGAGAILRFQHVRPRRSGSFQPLRQHEITPDFLDRAIRALKRWNYEFLGMDEVCRRAVTLPEKRRFVALTFDGASKDLISFAYPVLARHAVPFTLYIPTAFPDGVGEAWWLGLEQVIARESRISLMMGDREQRFTVTENAAKRALFSFLETWLRSLPPADLSIAIADLCTRYRIDLAALSREASMDWEDLARLAADPLVTIGSATVNYPGLANMKDAAALREMTMGKAVAEAAFRREVRHLAFPFGDRSSFRRSHVVMAEQADFVSAVSTIPGIVDTEGRTNLHALPRIAWNGRVRSLRMMRVLVSGVAFAPVKPALRASS; encoded by the coding sequence GTGGCACCCGATGACGGATGGCTGGAGCGGTTGCGGCTCGAACTGGCCTGGTTCACCGGCCAGCCCCTGCTGCGCAGCCGTGGCGCCGGGGCGATCCTACGCTTTCAGCACGTACGACCACGGCGGAGCGGCTCGTTCCAGCCGCTGCGCCAACACGAGATCACGCCGGATTTTCTCGATCGTGCCATACGCGCGCTGAAGCGCTGGAACTACGAGTTTCTCGGTATGGACGAGGTCTGCCGGCGCGCGGTGACGCTGCCCGAGAAGCGGCGCTTCGTGGCGCTCACCTTCGATGGCGCGAGCAAGGACCTGATCAGCTTTGCCTATCCGGTGCTGGCGCGCCATGCCGTGCCGTTCACGCTCTACATTCCCACGGCCTTTCCCGACGGTGTCGGCGAGGCGTGGTGGCTCGGGCTCGAGCAGGTGATCGCGCGCGAGAGCCGCATCAGCCTGATGATGGGCGACAGGGAGCAGCGCTTCACCGTCACGGAGAACGCTGCGAAGCGGGCGCTGTTCTCGTTCCTCGAGACGTGGCTGCGCTCGCTGCCGCCGGCGGATTTGTCAATTGCGATCGCCGATCTCTGCACGCGCTACCGGATCGATCTCGCGGCACTCTCGCGCGAGGCGTCGATGGATTGGGAGGATCTGGCGAGGTTAGCTGCCGATCCGCTCGTCACGATCGGCAGTGCGACCGTGAACTATCCCGGCCTCGCCAACATGAAGGATGCGGCCGCGCTGCGCGAGATGACGATGGGCAAGGCAGTGGCGGAAGCCGCCTTTCGCCGCGAAGTCAGGCATCTGGCGTTTCCGTTCGGCGATCGCTCTTCATTTCGGCGGAGTCACGTCGTGATGGCGGAACAGGCCGACTTTGTCAGCGCGGTGTCGACGATCCCCGGCATCGTGGATACGGAGGGGCGAACCAACCTGCACGCGCTGCCGCGGATTGCCTGGAACGGACGGGTGCGCTCGCTGCGCATGATGCGGGTGCTGGTATCAGGTGTTGCCTTCGCGCCGGTGAAACCAGCGCTACGAGCTAGCAGCTAA